In the genome of Raphanus sativus cultivar WK10039 chromosome 9, ASM80110v3, whole genome shotgun sequence, the window cgtaaatcctctatatactgaaatttatactctccactttgattaaaaattttcaaaccatattcaacatttgaattaatgtactctaaagtctctttcatggtatataggaatcattctaattNNNNNNNNNNNNNNNNNNNNNNNNNNNNNNNNNNNNNNNNNNNNNNNNNNNNNNNNNNNNNNNNNNNNNNNNNNNNNNNNNNNNNNNNNNNNNNNNNNNNAATCCACAAATTTGATGTTAGATTTATAAAAACCTATAATCCTCATCTTggagttacaaaaaaaaaaactactttcTTTTTTCTCTGTGAAAATTAGAGTATTTACACTTTTTaggaattaaaataaaataaaaaataattgtacaaTCATTTATCTGAACCAGTTATAATATTGATTtcatgtaaaaaaattatagtgacTTAGATTTATATTGTTGAATTATCTTATCTCACAGctcttctaaaaaataaatatgaaatttttgattatcaaactatggagttaaaagttaaattttaataagtattttttatgtttcctatacaaaaattgcaaatttcaataaaattgattgaatttattgaaagaatattggttaaaatacattggaatttgataatttctaaaaatgatgtatagttaatgtgttttcttaatatgcgtgaaaacatcaaaacatacatctttaaaaaacagagggagtattttttTCAGGGGCAAACACATACTATATCTCGTAAATAAGTTAACTTCTTAGGGGTAATATCGTAATTTTAAGGATAAAACTTGTTTACAAGACTTCTTAAAATGCCAAAAACGTATCTTAAGATCGCCGGTAAAAATGGAGCAGATATCTGAATCGAGCCGCCGCGACTCAGCTGATGCGACTAGCTCGTCGTCCGCAGATGGTCGCATCGGAGGAGAAGGTAACGGAGAAGCAATGGCTCGAGGGCTATCGGCGATGCTAGAGTCCGTAATTAAGGAATTCGACTCGAAATCAATCGATACTCTCAGTAGCCAAGACAAACTCTCCGGCTCGCTCGATCGATTAGTCCAAGGTAAAACGAATCGATCCCTCTTCCTTAACCGGTGACAAACAAAATCGAATCATTCTTCGTCTCcggtttaataatttttttttcatgaaattACATTTGGTTTTACGAATCAATCCGGTTAAGTTGGGAAGCCGTGATTTTGctaaatctagtttttttttggttttgtaattGAATGCGATGAAATTGAACACACACACAGAGCTCGATCAATTGCTGGAGAACGCTCCGTTGCCGTTCATAGTACAACACGCGTCGAGGATATCGAGCGTCAAACAAAGAGTCTCGTCTATGAACCTGGTGCTTAAATCTATACAAAGGCGTATTGATAACATCGATCACATGCTCTCTGCCAACAACATTCAAGGTAGTACTAGTAGTAGTCATACAATTAGCATACACATCTATGTTGTAATATTACATCTCACTATGGTTGCTCACACAGACAAAACAGCCTCGGACACTACTTGATGACTCTCGGCTTCGGTGTGAGTGTGTAACTGTGGAAGTTTGTGTTTTGCTCACATTTTCAAACGACGGAGTTTTTGGGCTGTTCGTCTTTTAACGGGCTTCTATCTTATATGGGGTGGTTCTTTTATCGGGCTTTGATCTAATCTGTTCTTTTTCagtttgtaaaaaaaacaatttctcattatatttaattgttttattaataaaatcaaaaatgtaataatatatttgtttgtatAATTGCTCCATCAATCAATCATGTTAAAACAGAATTTCAAAGCGAATATGTCGGCCCGTTAATTGTATTGTTTATAATATCGTTTTTGTTTCTGTTGGGTAAAGCCTTTACAGAACCTAATATATCGTGTTTACAAAATCTTGTCACGTGGGTTGACGACAAAATCGATAGAGCCCCCTTATAGATTACTTGCGTGTGAACAGAGAGTCACGTGTCTTTCTGTGCTGGTCACGTGGTTGAAGCCTATTTAACTGGATCTCGTAGGCTTTTTGATCAAATAGTGTCTCTACTATATACACTACAAGTTCGATGCTGAGTTATTGAGGAGTGTATGGCCTCGGGTCTGGGTCTCATATTCCTCTAGTTAACCagtatattgttttcttttaacataGTTAAACTTTATGCTAAAAGGATGTGTGTGTAtcgatgatttttttttttgccatctaatattttattaacaataaCGGGCCTAAACCCAACACCCGCATATGCTAAAAGGATGTGTGTATCGATGATAATGATGGGTGGGACTTGTGAGGGTGTTAATATTGAATATGTAATGTTATACGCCCTAAAAAGAGCCAATAGAGGACCGAGCCTCTGACTAGAAAGATGATTGGTCCCTTTGAGGTAAACCCATACAAAACTCACAAAACTCACAAAACTAAACCCATTTTCAAAAGGTTTGTCTTTAACCCACAAATCTAGCTTACTTTATCACTTTTTGCAACTTAGCGTACTCTAGTTAATATATCATCATACTCTAAGCATTCACTTTTTTCTCAAGGCTAAAACCGTAGCTGAAAATTGACTGGAATTATACCCACAGACGCTGCAAATGTAGTGGGTGGGAGAATGGGAACAAAGAGGGAAGGCAAAGTACAGAGGAAAGAGACAGGTGATAGAGGCTGGGTATTGTACTTTGTATACATACAATCTCTTGCTGGTCCAATCTTATCTTTTTCAACTAGACTTTGATTGTCTATGTAATCTTGCTACAGTTTCGTACCTTTCACGTACCCCATTACGATAATAAATTTGGAGAAAAATCCTGACACTTAACCATGTGATTCCAAAACACTTGACCAATGACCGAACAATATAGATCCACCACGGCATTAATGCTTAAACGAACCTTCCTTGATTAACATAACAACAAACAATTAAATAAACCAGcaaaaaataagaagagaaaAGTCTGAAAAAACTGCATCATTTCCGAAACTCACTAAacgacaaaaaatattaaaataaaaaaatatcacatGAAAGAGACAGCTTAGATAAGCTCCAACGTGGGGAGAGCGCAAATACACACAGAGCAAACAatctgagagagagaaaaaaaagaatctgtTTTTTCCTATTGACCAACACGCATCACTCTAGCGCGTCAACCTCACTCTCTCATCACCCTctcgaacccgaaccaaacaaGCAAATGTCGATGAaccctagaaaaaaaaaaaaaaaaacctaacaaATTGCAGATTCTTTATGTACACAACCTCAAAGCTCTCggtactactactactactactactagcttcccTCTAGCATCATTGAATGATTTTCTTAGATTCGATCGGTGGAGTTACGACCTCTGTTAATGTGATGAGACGACGCTCTGTTGTTGCTAGAGAAACTCCCTGTTCTATTGTGCTGCGACGAAGCTAAAGACGAGGACGAAGTcgatgaagaagagaagaactGTCCGAAAATCACAGAACCTCCTCTGATCGAACAGACGGGGACGTTTAGGACAGGAGTCACCCTCACGTTCGCGCTGTAAGATCTCTCCATCCCTCTGTGTCGATACCCGCTCGTCCCGCCGTTGAAGCT includes:
- the LOC108827568 gene encoding uncharacterized protein LOC108827568 isoform X1 → MEQISESSRRDSADATSSSSADGRIGGEGNGEAMARGLSAMLESVIKEFDSKSIDTLSSQDKLSGSLDRLVQELDQLLENAPLPFIVQHASRISSVKQRVSSMNLVLKSIQRRIDNIDHMLSANNIQGNKTASDTT
- the LOC108827568 gene encoding uncharacterized protein LOC108827568 isoform X2 is translated as MEQISESSRRDSADATSSSSADGRIGGEGNGEAMARGLSAMLESVIKEFDSKSIDTLSSQDKLSGSLDRLVQELDQLLENAPLPFIVQHASRISSVKQRVSSMNLVLKSIQRRIDNIDHMLSANNIQDKTASDTT